The DNA segment TTCACCGACAATCGACCCTGCAGTCTTCGACTTAGGAATACCGGTACTAGGCGTATGCTACGGCGCACAGCTGATGGCTCAAACCCTTGGCGGTAAAGTAGAGAGATCGACAAAAAGAGAATACGGCAGAATCCACCTGAACATCCATTCGCAAGCACCGCTCTTTAGCGGCATCGAAACAGGATCGACATGCTGGATGTCGCACAACGACTATATATCAGCACCACCAGCAGGCTTCGAAGTATCGGCAACAACAGCGGACTGTCCGGTTGCAGCAATGCAGAACGTCGACAGAAGCCTATATGCCGTTCAGTTCCACGCAGAAGTCGAGCACACGCCATTCGGCCGCGACATGATCAAAAACTTCCTTTATCAAGTATGTGACTGCGAAGGCACATGGGACATGGGCAACCTTGCAGAAACCTTCATCCAAGAAATCAGAGAGCAAGTCGGCGACAAAAAAGTACTTTGCGCGCTATCTGGCGGAGTAGACTCATCGGTAGCAGCGACACTAGTGCACCGAGCAGTAGGCGATCAGCTGACGTGCATCTTCGTCGACCACGGCCTAATGAGAAAAGACGAAGGCGATCAGGTCATGGAAACCTACGCAGACGCCTTCCACATGAACGTGATCCGCGTGAACGCACAAGATAGATTCCTAGGAAACCTAAAAGGCGTATCCGACCCAGAAACAAAACGCAAGCTCATCGGCCAGGACTTCATCAGAGTATTCGAAGAAGAGGCAAGCAAACTAGAAGGCATCGAGTTCCTAGTACAAGGAACCGTCTACCCAGACGTCATCGAATCAGGCACAGACACAGCACACGTCATCAAATCGCACCACAACGTGGGCGGCTTGCCAGAAGACATGGAGTTCAGCCTGATCGAACCGCTACGTCAGCTATTCAAAGACGAAGTAAGAGCCCTAGGCGAAGCGCTTGGAATCCCACACCACATGGTATGGAGACAACCCTTCCCAGGCCCAGGACTGGCAATCAGA comes from the Fusibacter sp. A1 genome and includes:
- the guaA gene encoding glutamine-hydrolyzing GMP synthase; protein product: MKPREMIVVVDFGGQYNQLIARRVRENKVYCEVVSYKRTAEEIKAMNPKGIIFTGGPNSVYGEDSPTIDPAVFDLGIPVLGVCYGAQLMAQTLGGKVERSTKREYGRIHLNIHSQAPLFSGIETGSTCWMSHNDYISAPPAGFEVSATTADCPVAAMQNVDRSLYAVQFHAEVEHTPFGRDMIKNFLYQVCDCEGTWDMGNLAETFIQEIREQVGDKKVLCALSGGVDSSVAATLVHRAVGDQLTCIFVDHGLMRKDEGDQVMETYADAFHMNVIRVNAQDRFLGNLKGVSDPETKRKLIGQDFIRVFEEEASKLEGIEFLVQGTVYPDVIESGTDTAHVIKSHHNVGGLPEDMEFSLIEPLRQLFKDEVRALGEALGIPHHMVWRQPFPGPGLAIRVMGEITEEALHIVRESDAILREEVLNAGLEKSIWQYFTVLPNVRSVGVMGDERTYSHAVGIRAVTSTDGMTSDWARIPYDVLDKISSRIVNEVENVNRILYDITSKPPSTIEWE